GGGTGCAGGTGGTGGACTGGGCTGGTCACTCACGTGAGGCCTCCCCGTTCGCGGCTCAGGCGGTGCCGTTCGGGCAGCGTACGGCTGTGGGCTTGGCGGCTCGGACTGTCGCTGCGTGCATTCCGTCGGCTACGGCGTGGGTCGGGGTGATGTCGATGTCCGTGAACCCGGCCGACTCCAGCCCCTCTCGGTACTCGCTGAAGGACAGGGCGCCGGCGATGCAACCCACGTAGTCGCCGCGTTCTGCCCGCTGGGGAGAGGTGAGTTCGTCGTCGGCGACGACGTCTGAAATACCGATGCGGCCGCTGGGGGCCAGGACCCGGAACATCTCGGCGAAGACCGCCTGCTTGTCGGTGGACAGGTTGATGACGCAGTTGGAGATGACCACGTCGACCGTGTTCGCGGGCAGCGGGATCGCCTCGATCGTGCCCTGGAGGAACTCGGCGTTCGAGGCGCCGGCCTTGCGCTGATTGGCGAGGGCGAGCGCGAGCATCTCCTCGGTCATGTCCAGCCCGTACGCCTTGCCGGTCGGGCCGACCCGGCGGGCGGACAGCAGGACGTCGATGCCGCCGCCCGAGCCCAGGTCGAGGACGACCTCCCCTTCGTGGAGGTCGGCGACGGCGGTGGGGTTGCCGCAGCCGAGGGAGGCGGCGACCGCCTCGGCCGGGAGAGCGTCACGCTCGTCGGCCGCGTAGAGGGTGGCGCCGAAGTGGTCGTCGATCTCGATGGCCTGCGGGCCGCAGCATGCGGTGCCGCCCTCGGTGACCTGGGTGGCGGCAGCCGCGTATCGCTCGCGGACCGTCTCACGTACATGCAGGTCAGGATGCTGCTCACTCATGACGCCGACCCTCCGGTTGTTGTTCTGACGGTTGTTGTTCTGACGGTTGTTTTGATGCTTCTCGATACAACCTTGCGCTCTGAATCGAACCTCGTCAATATAGAAGTATGTCAAAACAAGAGCTTGTGGTGCTCGATCAGACGGCGGATGAAGACGGGTGCTGCCCCCGGTTGCTGACCGCACCACTCGACGAGAACCAGGCCGTTGAGCTGGCCAGAGTCTTCAAGGCCCTGGGCGACCCGGTGCGGCTGCGGCTTCTGTCGATGATCGCCTCACGCGAGGGCGGCGAGATCTGCGTCTGCGATCTCACGCCCGCCTTCGACCTGTCCCAGCCGACGATCTCCCACCACCTCAAGCTCCTGCGCCAGGCCGGCCTCATCGACTCCGAGCGACGCGGAACCTGGGTGTACTACTGGCTGGTACCCGAGATGACCGACAAGCTCGCCGGGATCCTGACCCGCCCTGCCGGGACGGCCGCGGCAGCCGGGTCCGCCTCATGACCGAGACAGCCACCATGCCGCCCGCGGGCCCGGTTTCGGCCCGGTTGTCGTTCCTGGACCGGTTCCTCGCGGTATGGATTCTTGCCGCGATGGCCGCCGGCCTCGGGCTCGGACGCCTGGTCCCCGGGCTCGGCGACGCCCTCGCCGAGGTCACCGTCACCGGCGTCTCCCTGCCGATCGCGCTGGGCCTGCTCGTGATGATGTACCCAGTGCTCGCGAAGGTCCGTTACGACCGGCTCGACACCGTCACCCGCGACCGCCGCCTGGTCATTCCCTCCCTGGTCCTGAACTGGGTGCTCGGCCCGGCACTGATGTTCGCGCTCGCCTGGATCCTCCTGCCGGATCTGCCCGCGTACCGCACCGGCCTGATCGTTGTCGGCCTCGCCCGCTGCATCGCCATGGTCATCATCTGGAACGACCTCGCGTGCGGCGACCGCGAGGCCGCCGCCGTCCTGGTCGCCCTCAACTCCCTGTTCCAGGTACTGGCGTTCGGCCTGCTCGGCTGGTTCTACCTCTCCGTACTCCCCGGGTGGCTCGGCCTGGAACAGACCGCGCTCGACGTGTCCGTATGGGAGATCGCCCGCAGCGTCCTGATCTTCCTCGGCGTCCCGCTGCTCGCCGGATACCTGACCCGCCGGCTCGGCGAGCGGGCCAAGGGCCGCACTTGGTACGAGGCGAAGCTGATCCCGCGTATCGGACCGTTCGCCCTGTACGGGCTGCTGTTCACCGTCGTCGTGCTCTTCGCCCTCCAGGGCGACGCGATCACTTCCCAGCCGCTGGACGTCGTCCGCATCGCGCTTCCGCTGCTGGTGTACTTCGCCGTCATGTGGGCCGGGTCCATGGCCCTGGGCAAGGCCGTCGGTCTCGACTACCCGCGTGCCACCACGCTCGCCTTCACCGCCGCCGGCAACAACTTCGAGCTCGCCATCGCGGTCGCCATCGCCACCTTCGGCGCCACCAGCGGCCAGGCCCTCGCCGGTGTCGTCGGTCCGCTCATCGAAGTGCCGGTTCTCGTCGGCCTCGTTCACGTCGCCCTGGCCGCCCGCCGCTATTTTCCCCGGCCCGGCCCCGCGGTCGCCGAACCGGACACCCCGGCCGCCGAACCTGCCCCCGCCCGCGCCCCCATCAAGGAAGGCCCCGCTCGTGCCTGACCCCAACCCCTCCGTGCTCTTCGTCTGTGTCCACAACGCCGGGCGTTCCCAGATGGCCGCCGCCTGGCTCACCCACCTCGCCGGCGACCGCGTCGAAGTCCGCTCCGCGGGATCCGCCCCCGCCGACACCATCAACCCCGCCGTCGTGGAAGCCATGCACGAGGCCGGCATCGACATCTCCGCCGAGGCGCCCAAGATCCTCACCGTCGAAGCCGTCCAGGCATCCGACGTCGTCATCACCATGGGCTGCGGCGACACCTGCCCCGT
The DNA window shown above is from Streptomyces sp. NBC_01445 and carries:
- the arsM gene encoding arsenite methyltransferase, with protein sequence MSEQHPDLHVRETVRERYAAAATQVTEGGTACCGPQAIEIDDHFGATLYAADERDALPAEAVAASLGCGNPTAVADLHEGEVVLDLGSGGGIDVLLSARRVGPTGKAYGLDMTEEMLALALANQRKAGASNAEFLQGTIEAIPLPANTVDVVISNCVINLSTDKQAVFAEMFRVLAPSGRIGISDVVADDELTSPQRAERGDYVGCIAGALSFSEYREGLESAGFTDIDITPTHAVADGMHAATVRAAKPTAVRCPNGTA
- a CDS encoding ArsR/SmtB family transcription factor; translation: MSKQELVVLDQTADEDGCCPRLLTAPLDENQAVELARVFKALGDPVRLRLLSMIASREGGEICVCDLTPAFDLSQPTISHHLKLLRQAGLIDSERRGTWVYYWLVPEMTDKLAGILTRPAGTAAAAGSAS
- the arsB gene encoding ACR3 family arsenite efflux transporter, whose translation is MTETATMPPAGPVSARLSFLDRFLAVWILAAMAAGLGLGRLVPGLGDALAEVTVTGVSLPIALGLLVMMYPVLAKVRYDRLDTVTRDRRLVIPSLVLNWVLGPALMFALAWILLPDLPAYRTGLIVVGLARCIAMVIIWNDLACGDREAAAVLVALNSLFQVLAFGLLGWFYLSVLPGWLGLEQTALDVSVWEIARSVLIFLGVPLLAGYLTRRLGERAKGRTWYEAKLIPRIGPFALYGLLFTVVVLFALQGDAITSQPLDVVRIALPLLVYFAVMWAGSMALGKAVGLDYPRATTLAFTAAGNNFELAIAVAIATFGATSGQALAGVVGPLIEVPVLVGLVHVALAARRYFPRPGPAVAEPDTPAAEPAPARAPIKEGPARA
- a CDS encoding arsenate reductase ArsC → MPDPNPSVLFVCVHNAGRSQMAAAWLTHLAGDRVEVRSAGSAPADTINPAVVEAMHEAGIDISAEAPKILTVEAVQASDVVITMGCGDTCPVFPGKRYLDWKLDDPAGQGVAAVRPIRDAIESLVQGLITEIAPQ